A region of uncultured Desulfobacter sp. DNA encodes the following proteins:
- a CDS encoding SPASM domain-containing protein: protein MNCSIWKGSQTPENCEMLNREELNALFSSPALADNHSIGIAGGEPTISPFSWRLLQQIPENRDITITTNALKSGKLIDYLERQSCKDRFLIQVSIDGNEEVNDQVRGVPGGYKKSVYLLEQLKRLNVRTLVSFTVNRKNFHQILDIYHLAEQFQAQFSTRMAYCGGAYDNEENRALFEFQEDELETLEKSMIVLVNQALDQPGHHPAQLVFQDRMVSCYRDRREQRKVPCLAMETGMVVDLYGEVFPNCPVMMEKKLGNLRDKSLDEILNSIQALELKDYIRKFKCGGCWNDCQVVTNIARCPEYLFREYNRIKMRKIQILGNIPARIDPAEENNPFLLSGWHQPETSDTFGYCWTESDFAVPVPSGTRAIEMTVSLPEAKLGSFGTEILFSVEGMQKVAVSVIKPGWQTICANFKDCTVRAGVCTVSTGRAFCPGELGESSDFRRLGMAVREIRFLG, encoded by the coding sequence GTGAATTGTTCCATCTGGAAAGGAAGTCAAACCCCTGAAAACTGCGAAATGCTGAACAGGGAAGAGTTAAATGCCCTGTTTTCATCACCTGCCCTTGCAGATAACCATTCCATCGGTATTGCCGGGGGGGAACCGACCATCAGTCCCTTTTCGTGGCGTCTGCTTCAGCAAATTCCCGAAAACAGAGATATCACCATCACCACAAATGCCCTGAAGTCCGGAAAATTAATTGATTATCTGGAACGTCAATCCTGTAAGGACAGGTTTTTAATTCAGGTTTCCATAGACGGTAACGAAGAGGTGAATGATCAGGTCAGGGGGGTGCCCGGCGGATATAAAAAATCGGTTTATTTGCTGGAACAGTTAAAACGACTGAACGTTCGCACCCTGGTTTCCTTTACTGTAAATCGGAAAAATTTTCATCAGATTCTGGATATCTACCATCTGGCGGAACAATTCCAGGCCCAGTTTTCTACCCGAATGGCCTATTGCGGCGGTGCCTATGACAATGAGGAAAACAGAGCGCTGTTTGAATTTCAGGAAGATGAGCTGGAGACCCTTGAAAAAAGTATGATTGTGCTGGTCAACCAGGCACTTGACCAGCCGGGCCATCATCCGGCCCAGCTCGTTTTCCAGGACAGGATGGTTTCCTGCTACCGGGACAGAAGAGAACAGCGAAAGGTTCCCTGCCTTGCCATGGAAACCGGCATGGTTGTAGATTTATACGGGGAGGTTTTTCCCAACTGTCCGGTAATGATGGAGAAAAAGCTTGGAAACCTCAGAGACAAAAGCCTGGATGAGATTCTGAACAGTATTCAGGCCCTGGAACTGAAAGATTATATCAGAAAGTTTAAATGCGGCGGCTGCTGGAATGATTGCCAGGTGGTCACCAATATTGCACGTTGTCCGGAATACCTGTTCAGGGAGTACAACAGGATCAAAATGAGAAAAATTCAAATTCTGGGCAATATACCTGCACGAATTGATCCGGCTGAGGAAAACAATCCGTTTCTGCTTTCCGGCTGGCATCAGCCGGAGACGTCGGATACCTTCGGGTATTGCTGGACAGAATCCGATTTTGCTGTGCCAGTCCCCTCCGGTACCCGGGCAATTGAGATGACAGTTTCCCTTCCCGAAGCTAAACTGGGATCCTTTGGTACTGAAATCTTATTTTCCGTTGAAGGCATGCAAAAAGTTGCCGTATCTGTTATTAAACCGGGGTGGCAGACAATTTGTGCGAATTTTAAGGACTGCACGGTTCGGGCCGGAGTATGCACGGTATCAACAGGAAGAGCGTTTTGCCCAGGAGAGCTCGGGGAAAGTTCGGATTTCAGGCGGCTTGGCATGGCCGTCCGGGAGATCAGGTTTTTAGGCTGA
- a CDS encoding radical SAM protein, whose protein sequence is MKILFIYTDVDTNSNRRYPYSIGALSGFLKKHGYETRLLYIKADVSEEDLLYMVWRENADLIAFSTVTFQWELTRQIARSIKKKFDVPIICGGVHATFMPEEVISEPSINMICIGEGEYVMLDLLERMENNGDLSTIQNIWIKNESGKIFRNEVRPLLRDLDSLPFPDREIVPYAEFLNESRSEPAFMTSRGCPFNCTYCSNSAYKVLYKGKGTYVRQRSPENVIKEIAELRSNYSFDSLNFYDEIFGIDLNWLTKFCGMYKSEFGLPFGIFVRAEAMDRDRLHLMRDAGLTLIYIGVESGNDDIRRNVMRRKVSKDRIIKTCRDAQAEGIQVWTLNMIGVPGETPDTIKETMELNRIIDPSYASVAIYQPLPGTELFNMCVENNYIKKAAMKSLYSDTVLAQIL, encoded by the coding sequence ATGAAAATATTATTTATTTACACTGATGTGGATACAAACTCAAACAGAAGGTATCCTTACAGTATTGGAGCGCTTTCCGGGTTTCTTAAAAAACATGGCTACGAAACCCGGTTGCTGTATATAAAGGCAGATGTTTCAGAGGAAGATCTGTTGTACATGGTCTGGCGGGAAAATGCGGATTTGATCGCTTTTTCTACAGTCACTTTCCAATGGGAACTTACCAGGCAGATCGCCCGTTCGATAAAGAAAAAATTTGATGTACCGATTATCTGCGGTGGTGTGCATGCGACCTTCATGCCTGAAGAGGTTATTTCCGAGCCCAGTATCAATATGATTTGTATCGGAGAGGGTGAATATGTAATGCTGGATCTTCTTGAGCGAATGGAAAACAACGGAGACCTGTCCACTATTCAGAATATATGGATCAAAAACGAATCCGGTAAAATCTTTCGAAACGAGGTTCGGCCGTTGCTCCGGGATCTGGACAGCCTGCCGTTTCCGGACCGTGAAATAGTTCCATATGCAGAATTCCTCAATGAAAGCAGATCCGAGCCGGCCTTTATGACTTCACGAGGATGCCCATTTAACTGCACCTATTGTTCGAACAGCGCCTACAAGGTTCTTTATAAGGGGAAAGGTACCTATGTCCGCCAGCGCAGCCCTGAAAATGTAATTAAGGAAATTGCGGAATTGCGATCGAACTATTCCTTCGATTCCTTAAATTTTTATGATGAAATATTCGGTATCGATTTAAACTGGTTGACAAAATTCTGTGGTATGTACAAATCTGAGTTTGGACTGCCCTTTGGTATATTTGTCCGGGCTGAGGCCATGGACCGAGACCGACTTCATCTGATGCGGGATGCGGGGCTCACGCTGATATACATTGGTGTCGAATCCGGTAACGACGATATCCGCCGGAACGTGATGAGGCGAAAAGTCTCCAAGGATCGAATTATTAAGACCTGCCGTGATGCCCAGGCCGAAGGGATACAGGTGTGGACGCTGAACATGATCGGCGTACCTGGTGAAACTCCTGATACGATAAAAGAGACGATGGAGCTAAATCGGATCATCGATCCGAGTTATGCCAGCGTCGCCATTTATCAACCGTTACCGGGAACAGAATTGTTCAATATGTGTGTGGAAAATAACTATATCAAAAAAGCCGCCATGAAGAGCCTCTACTCGGACACTGTTCTGGCGCAAATATTATGA
- a CDS encoding tetratricopeptide repeat protein — protein sequence MKLKIILVTLFFSITCLAFTCSGGEKNNDQKLDKKAGKSAQSSKDETGASIRDRKSGSLTPEEQLSALKKMADDGKPDAIYQLGLMYETGTDLVNQDLKKAAKLYAKATEKGSTMARNKLAVIYYLGLAGYKKNQLKAKELFEISVNENSPDAMFMLGKMYLDGAEGIEQDFEQGTKLMNAAAVSGNEFAMDELGVMYFNGTQILEKDRGKAFKWYHRAARKGYAPAMVHLGSMYYYGTPPLDKDEKKGIEWVEKAFKKGDQAAYNLLVQWGGGNENEKQVSFELKKGGNINTDKKSNSPENDQNKEK from the coding sequence ATGAAGCTGAAAATAATTTTGGTCACCTTATTTTTTTCAATAACATGTCTGGCCTTTACCTGTTCTGGCGGTGAAAAAAACAACGACCAGAAGCTGGATAAAAAAGCGGGGAAAAGCGCCCAGAGCAGTAAGGACGAAACGGGTGCTTCTATCAGGGATAGAAAATCGGGGTCACTGACGCCTGAGGAGCAGTTAAGCGCTTTAAAAAAAATGGCGGATGACGGAAAGCCTGATGCCATTTATCAGTTGGGATTAATGTATGAAACTGGCACAGATCTGGTCAATCAGGATCTCAAAAAAGCGGCAAAACTTTATGCTAAAGCGACAGAAAAGGGTTCCACAATGGCCAGGAATAAATTGGCCGTGATCTATTATCTCGGCTTGGCAGGATATAAAAAAAATCAACTAAAAGCCAAAGAACTGTTTGAAATTTCAGTTAATGAAAACAGCCCGGATGCTATGTTCATGCTAGGCAAGATGTATCTTGACGGAGCTGAAGGCATTGAACAAGATTTTGAGCAAGGTACCAAGCTAATGAATGCTGCCGCTGTTTCCGGCAACGAATTTGCAATGGATGAACTTGGTGTGATGTATTTTAATGGTACCCAGATTTTAGAAAAAGATCGTGGAAAAGCATTTAAGTGGTATCATCGGGCAGCAAGAAAAGGGTATGCGCCAGCTATGGTACATTTAGGTTCAATGTACTATTATGGTACACCTCCTCTGGATAAGGACGAAAAAAAGGGGATTGAGTGGGTTGAAAAAGCTTTCAAAAAAGGGGATCAAGCGGCCTATAACCTACTTGTTCAGTGGGGGGGCGGAAATGAGAACGAAAAGCAAGTTTCCTTTGAATTGAAAAAGGGGGGGAATATCAATACGGATAAAAAATCCAACTCACCGGAAAATGATCAGAATAAAGAGAAATAG
- a CDS encoding tetratricopeptide repeat protein, whose amino-acid sequence MRKKAISIITYLFLTATLILTCTGICAAEDASVFVNKGDEYLKQSQIEEAKQQYEQAWKQTPDLEAVLRTKMGVFLTQKQQWLGAAEQFQKASELNPQNLVIHFNLANVYASMDMIDKGIEEYRKILEIQPNLYWAEFNMSNLYKEQGNLEQAIVHCKNALKINGKLAPVHFSLAGLYEEITLIDEAIEEYKVAIGLDPKFSKAYYNLGVVYLKQHNLDDAFDLFNKAIEVNPGYAEAYINMGAIKMYQKTPEQAIPYFEKGIGLNPPNKGGALVNISVAYRNIKNYDKALEYALQAQKLEYKPADALIRSIEKLKSKKDEK is encoded by the coding sequence ATGCGAAAAAAAGCGATTTCAATAATAACATATCTTTTTTTAACCGCTACTCTAATTCTGACATGCACTGGTATATGTGCTGCCGAAGACGCCAGTGTATTCGTTAATAAAGGGGATGAATACCTGAAACAAAGTCAAATAGAAGAAGCAAAACAGCAATACGAACAAGCCTGGAAACAGACGCCCGACCTTGAAGCCGTGCTCAGAACCAAAATGGGTGTTTTTCTGACCCAAAAGCAACAATGGCTCGGTGCTGCAGAGCAATTCCAAAAGGCGTCAGAATTAAATCCCCAGAATCTTGTTATTCATTTTAACCTGGCCAATGTTTACGCTTCTATGGACATGATTGATAAAGGAATTGAAGAGTACCGGAAGATTCTTGAAATTCAGCCGAATCTGTATTGGGCTGAATTTAACATGAGTAACCTGTACAAAGAGCAGGGAAATCTGGAACAGGCCATTGTTCACTGTAAAAATGCTTTAAAAATAAACGGCAAACTTGCACCTGTCCATTTTTCACTGGCAGGTCTTTATGAAGAAATAACCTTGATTGACGAAGCCATAGAAGAGTATAAAGTCGCTATCGGACTTGATCCCAAATTTTCAAAGGCCTATTACAACCTAGGTGTCGTGTACTTAAAACAGCACAACCTCGACGACGCATTTGACTTGTTCAATAAAGCCATCGAAGTCAATCCCGGTTATGCAGAGGCATACATTAATATGGGTGCAATTAAAATGTATCAAAAGACCCCGGAGCAGGCTATTCCTTATTTTGAAAAAGGCATAGGCCTCAACCCCCCGAACAAAGGTGGCGCCCTTGTCAATATCTCCGTGGCTTACCGGAATATTAAAAATTACGACAAGGCTCTTGAATATGCTCTGCAGGCACAAAAATTAGAATACAAACCTGCGGATGCCCTCATTCGAAGTATTGAAAAACTTAAAAGTAAAAAAGATGAAAAATGA
- a CDS encoding DapH/DapD/GlmU-related protein encodes MINSGGYLSAEGGLVIEDYVLIGPNCNILSAGHNYSDPDLYIQQQGLSYGKITIKKNAWIGASCVILQGITIGEGAIVGAGSVVTSDIPPMAIAVGNPSKVIKYRPGKYPCTENSSQERTAGLAEKIRLEKEIIHDTENSASQERTAGQQTISKEKVENQTGTNHEKIRLEKEIIQIHQGYQEEIKRLNTEIKEIHQSYQKKIDLLHAEMEEVHKGYGLKLMEQKKKQFPIRFSLRG; translated from the coding sequence ATGATCAATTCAGGAGGCTATCTTTCGGCAGAGGGAGGTCTTGTAATAGAAGACTATGTATTGATCGGCCCAAACTGCAACATCCTTTCCGCAGGGCATAATTATTCCGATCCCGATCTATATATCCAGCAGCAGGGACTTTCATACGGTAAAATCACCATAAAAAAAAATGCATGGATTGGCGCCTCCTGCGTCATCCTTCAAGGAATAACCATTGGAGAAGGCGCTATCGTCGGGGCCGGATCAGTGGTTACTTCAGATATACCCCCAATGGCAATCGCAGTTGGCAATCCATCCAAAGTCATAAAATACAGACCAGGTAAGTATCCTTGTACTGAAAACTCATCCCAGGAACGAACCGCAGGTCTTGCTGAAAAAATCCGCTTAGAAAAAGAAATTATTCACGATACTGAAAACTCAGCTTCCCAGGAACGAACCGCAGGTCAGCAAACAATATCAAAAGAAAAAGTTGAAAATCAAACCGGAACGAACCATGAAAAAATCCGCTTAGAAAAAGAAATTATTCAGATCCATCAAGGCTATCAAGAAGAAATAAAGAGACTAAACACAGAAATCAAAGAGATTCATCAATCCTATCAAAAAAAAATTGATCTTCTTCATGCAGAAATGGAAGAAGTGCATAAAGGATATGGACTTAAATTAATGGAACAAAAGAAAAAACAGTTTCCCATCCGATTCAGCCTGAGAGGGTGA
- a CDS encoding ABC transporter permease, which yields MHDVLNPVEILRHLWGLRNLCMKLSRKAILVRYRGSLLGFLWAFVQPLMMLAVYTFVFSVIFEAKWGQDMDQGRLSFALALFVGILTFNIIGDTVNASPQLILGHANFVKKVVFPLEVLPLVKLIESIVFSSLGLVVLLAAQLIHDHRLSWTLIFLPIVWLPVGLFALGWSYVIASLGVFIRDIGSITGVAVSMLFFLSPIFYPLSAVPESLKIYCRLNPIAVFVQDARRVVLWGQMPDWPWLCGYFFISLATLVVGFAWFMKSKKAFADVL from the coding sequence ATGCACGATGTTTTAAATCCAGTTGAAATCTTAAGGCATCTGTGGGGCCTTAGAAATTTATGCATGAAGCTTTCCAGAAAAGCGATCCTGGTCAGGTACAGGGGGTCGCTTTTAGGGTTTTTATGGGCGTTTGTGCAGCCTCTAATGATGCTGGCTGTATATACGTTTGTATTTTCCGTTATCTTTGAGGCCAAATGGGGGCAGGATATGGATCAGGGCCGTCTCTCCTTTGCTCTGGCTCTGTTCGTGGGAATTTTAACCTTTAATATCATTGGAGATACGGTAAATGCCTCCCCACAGCTCATTCTGGGGCATGCTAATTTTGTTAAAAAGGTGGTTTTCCCTCTTGAGGTGTTGCCTCTGGTCAAGCTGATTGAATCTATAGTCTTTTCTTCGCTGGGGCTTGTGGTGCTTCTGGCTGCGCAGTTGATCCATGACCATCGTCTGAGCTGGACATTAATTTTTCTGCCCATAGTTTGGTTGCCGGTTGGCCTTTTTGCCCTGGGATGGAGTTATGTGATTGCTTCTCTTGGTGTATTTATCAGAGATATCGGATCCATAACCGGTGTGGCGGTGAGCATGCTTTTTTTTTTAAGCCCCATATTTTATCCTTTGAGCGCTGTGCCGGAAAGCCTGAAGATATACTGCCGGCTTAATCCCATTGCCGTGTTTGTCCAGGATGCCAGAAGAGTGGTGTTGTGGGGGCAGATGCCGGATTGGCCGTGGCTCTGCGGATATTTTTTTATCTCTCTTGCCACGCTGGTTGTGGGATTTGCCTGGTTCATGAAATCCAAAAAGGCGTTTGCGGATGTCCTTTAG
- a CDS encoding glycosyltransferase yields MADLKYNYGLDPDNHDSSHGKLLDMVEKGAMVLELGCATGYMTKVMKERLDCRVTCVEIDEKAAEIALPFCENMIVGDVESLNLQSGLPESSYDIILMADVLEHLKDAQGLLVRLREILAPGGFLLISIPNGVHGSVALEFLDGKADYRDTGLLDNTHLHFFDKQSFAQTLDAAGYLISHLDRVIVHPKDTELKTLWEKYPREITAYMEKVNPEFKTYQFVIKAFPTTLDGWKKGLEHAVESQKKIRRGIENKIDAVQKDLDWHKNEIRRLNYELGDKEDTYSRLLAGERTRLETEIKALHKAYRGEIQRLEKEYALAVETYSCEMERAGKEWQDQRDRISNEFMADKEGYETKILTLEKEIAQIHQGYQAEIDRMHQEIKKGIRAYDAVKNDFHGLEAHAGRLQQELDLVHGSLAWRFLNRYRRMLDRFLPENSWRRRLYRLSILAPVVLFREGPGAFFRKIAQRVPGKRGKQQPAVSFDLEFPVQESVEISIVIPVYNKVDYSYRCLKSIIEKSNTQIPYEVIVVDNGSSDNTADLLRNTKGLTPIINEENKGFVGACNMGADKARGRYILFLNNDTQVTEGWLDSLIKPFEEDKNVGITGAKLLYPDGTLQEAGNIIWQDASGWNYGRGGDPDCPAYCYEKEVDYCSGACLMIPAELWRKAGGFDQRYAPAYYEDTDLCFTIRKLGYKVIYQPLAKVVHYEGITSGTDINTGFKRFQQENHKKFFDKWKEVLAQQHYKGPDDLFYARQRRHGKTILVVDHYAPTFDRDSGSLRMFSILKILSRSGHQVVFWPENRAFNDYVRHLQGIGVEVLYGDIRFDEYMRENGRFFDLIIFSRPHVAVNMIYHARTFSKARIVYDTVDLHFLREERRAKFDAGCDAGYWKQIEFFLADMADDILVVSDVEKTTLEAHGYKDKVHVISNVHEIIGASTPFEKRRGLLFIGGFMHTPNEDAMIWFIEKIFPKIQQAIEGITCTIVGSHPTDAVRSLAGADIEITGYVSDVSSYFENSRVFISPLRYGAGVKGKIGQSLSFGLPVVTTPIGAEGMGAVDGENMLVAKDENQFAEKVIQLYHDQILWEKLSAKGMDLIEERFSPRVIKKGLDDLLGRIEEKGSCGD; encoded by the coding sequence TTGGCCGATTTAAAATACAACTACGGACTGGATCCCGACAACCATGATTCAAGCCATGGAAAGCTTCTGGACATGGTGGAAAAAGGGGCTATGGTTTTGGAACTCGGCTGTGCAACCGGTTACATGACAAAGGTCATGAAGGAAAGACTGGACTGCCGGGTAACCTGTGTGGAGATCGACGAAAAGGCGGCGGAAATAGCCTTGCCTTTTTGCGAGAATATGATTGTCGGGGATGTGGAAAGCCTGAATCTACAGTCGGGCCTGCCGGAATCATCCTATGACATTATTCTGATGGCCGACGTGCTTGAACATCTTAAAGATGCCCAGGGACTCTTGGTTCGGCTAAGAGAGATTCTTGCCCCCGGAGGGTTTCTGCTGATTTCCATTCCCAATGGGGTTCATGGTTCTGTTGCCCTGGAATTCCTTGATGGGAAAGCCGATTACAGGGACACGGGCCTTTTGGACAACACCCATCTTCATTTTTTTGATAAACAAAGCTTTGCTCAAACCTTAGATGCTGCCGGGTATCTCATTTCCCATCTGGATCGGGTCATTGTTCATCCCAAAGACACGGAACTGAAAACTCTTTGGGAAAAGTATCCCCGCGAGATTACGGCCTACATGGAGAAGGTGAACCCGGAGTTCAAAACCTACCAGTTTGTTATTAAAGCGTTTCCTACCACACTTGACGGCTGGAAAAAGGGCCTTGAACATGCCGTGGAATCTCAGAAAAAAATTCGAAGGGGTATTGAAAACAAAATAGATGCCGTTCAGAAGGACCTGGACTGGCATAAGAATGAAATCCGGCGCTTGAATTATGAGCTTGGGGATAAGGAGGATACATACAGCCGCCTCCTGGCTGGGGAAAGAACCCGGTTGGAGACTGAAATCAAAGCCCTCCACAAGGCTTATAGAGGCGAGATCCAGCGTTTGGAAAAAGAGTACGCTCTGGCAGTGGAAACATACTCCTGCGAGATGGAAAGAGCTGGTAAGGAGTGGCAAGACCAGAGGGATCGAATTTCTAACGAATTTATGGCTGACAAAGAAGGGTATGAGACAAAGATTCTAACCCTGGAAAAAGAGATTGCGCAGATCCATCAGGGGTATCAAGCAGAAATAGACCGGATGCACCAGGAAATTAAAAAGGGCATAAGGGCCTATGATGCGGTAAAAAATGATTTTCACGGGTTAGAAGCCCATGCCGGCCGTTTGCAGCAGGAGTTGGATCTTGTACACGGGTCTCTGGCCTGGCGGTTTTTAAACAGGTACAGGCGGATGCTGGACAGGTTCCTGCCGGAAAACAGTTGGAGAAGGCGCCTTTACAGACTTTCCATTCTGGCACCGGTGGTCCTGTTCCGGGAAGGCCCTGGTGCTTTCTTCCGGAAAATTGCCCAAAGAGTTCCGGGCAAGCGGGGAAAACAGCAGCCAGCCGTATCTTTTGATCTTGAGTTTCCAGTCCAAGAATCCGTAGAAATCAGTATCGTCATACCTGTTTACAATAAGGTAGATTATTCATACCGATGCCTGAAATCCATTATTGAGAAATCCAATACCCAGATTCCCTATGAAGTGATTGTGGTGGATAATGGGTCCTCAGACAATACAGCAGATCTGTTACGGAATACAAAAGGGCTTACTCCCATCATCAACGAAGAGAACAAGGGCTTTGTCGGAGCATGTAATATGGGTGCCGACAAGGCCCGCGGGCGCTATATTCTGTTTTTAAACAACGATACCCAGGTGACGGAAGGCTGGCTGGACAGCCTGATAAAACCATTTGAAGAGGACAAAAACGTTGGTATAACAGGCGCTAAGCTGCTTTATCCTGACGGCACACTTCAGGAGGCCGGAAACATTATCTGGCAGGATGCCTCTGGGTGGAATTATGGACGGGGTGGGGACCCGGACTGTCCGGCATATTGTTATGAAAAAGAGGTGGACTACTGCTCCGGTGCCTGTCTGATGATACCTGCAGAGTTATGGCGGAAAGCAGGCGGTTTTGATCAGCGGTATGCGCCGGCTTATTATGAAGATACTGATCTGTGTTTTACCATCCGAAAACTTGGGTACAAGGTTATTTATCAGCCCCTGGCAAAGGTTGTCCATTACGAGGGAATTACTTCCGGAACCGATATCAATACCGGGTTTAAACGGTTCCAGCAGGAAAATCATAAAAAGTTTTTTGACAAGTGGAAAGAAGTTCTGGCACAACAGCATTATAAAGGGCCGGATGACCTTTTCTATGCCCGGCAGAGACGCCATGGTAAAACCATTCTGGTTGTGGATCATTATGCCCCCACTTTTGACAGAGATTCGGGCTCTCTTCGGATGTTCAGTATTTTAAAAATTCTTTCCCGGTCAGGGCATCAGGTGGTCTTCTGGCCTGAGAACCGGGCGTTTAACGATTATGTACGGCATCTTCAAGGCATTGGGGTTGAGGTCCTCTACGGTGATATCAGGTTTGACGAATACATGCGGGAAAACGGCCGGTTTTTTGATTTGATAATCTTTTCAAGGCCCCATGTGGCCGTGAATATGATTTACCATGCCCGGACCTTCTCAAAGGCAAGAATCGTTTATGATACTGTGGACCTGCATTTCTTAAGGGAAGAGCGCCGGGCTAAGTTTGATGCCGGCTGCGATGCCGGGTACTGGAAACAGATTGAATTCTTCCTGGCCGATATGGCAGATGATATCCTGGTTGTCAGTGATGTTGAGAAAACAACCCTGGAAGCCCACGGGTATAAAGACAAGGTTCATGTTATCTCCAATGTTCATGAAATTATTGGCGCTTCAACGCCCTTTGAGAAGCGCCGGGGCTTGTTGTTCATCGGGGGCTTTATGCATACGCCGAATGAAGATGCCATGATCTGGTTTATTGAAAAGATCTTCCCTAAAATTCAACAGGCCATTGAGGGCATCACCTGCACCATTGTTGGCAGCCACCCTACAGATGCGGTACGATCCCTGGCCGGGGCCGACATAGAGATTACCGGGTATGTTTCGGATGTGTCTTCATATTTTGAGAACAGTCGGGTGTTTATTTCTCCCTTACGTTACGGGGCCGGAGTAAAGGGAAAAATCGGCCAGAGTCTCTCCTTTGGGTTGCCTGTGGTCACCACGCCCATCGGGGCTGAGGGCATGGGCGCCGTGGACGGCGAAAATATGCTGGTTGCAAAAGACGAGAACCAGTTCGCTGAAAAGGTCATTCAGCTTTACCATGATCAGATCCTGTGGGAAAAACTATCGGCCAAAGGTATGGACCTCATTGAAGAACGCTTCTCTCCCAGAGTTATCAAAAAAGGTCTTGATGATCTTCTTGGCCGGATAGAGGAAAAAGGATCCTGTGGAGATTAA
- a CDS encoding ABC transporter ATP-binding protein, whose amino-acid sequence MGIPIQISHVSKIYKLYDDPSGRLKEAVFRGKKRHREFPALKDISFSVGKGETIGVIGRNGSGKSTLLQIIASIVTPTSGRIDINGRISALLELGSGFDPEFTGRENVYLNGSILGLSQKEIEDRFDQIERFADIGRFMDQPVKNYSSGMYVRLAFAVAVNVNPDILLVDEALAVGDVYFQHRCMTKIREFQKQGKTIFFVTHDTGAIIKLCTKAMLLERGEMVLFGKPDDVVQEYYRILWNGEDTGGLVGPEDKEFQKPENATPPEQGNVLEIKDLEEFEKIARWDKRFGNDKARITGFLLTDNKGRRQDTFKAGMEIHLSIEITANADIEMPLAGFIIKDLLGNELIKTNSDTSGTVLKPCQKGDILQISFIFLIPMLRTGSYSVSAGFGQGTLENHVAYDWLDNFTVFSLDSPEHSYGMLDIPVRTMVNTIKGNF is encoded by the coding sequence ATGGGGATTCCCATTCAAATCAGTCATGTTTCCAAAATTTATAAGCTTTATGATGATCCTTCGGGACGGTTGAAAGAGGCTGTTTTCAGGGGAAAAAAGCGGCACCGGGAATTTCCTGCTTTGAAGGATATCTCATTTTCGGTTGGAAAAGGCGAAACCATCGGGGTCATCGGCAGAAACGGGTCGGGAAAGAGTACGCTTCTGCAGATTATTGCCTCCATTGTAACGCCTACCTCAGGGAGGATTGACATTAATGGGCGGATATCCGCGCTTCTGGAACTGGGTTCGGGGTTTGACCCTGAATTTACAGGTCGGGAAAATGTTTATCTTAACGGCTCTATTCTGGGCCTTTCCCAGAAAGAAATAGAAGATCGGTTTGATCAGATTGAAAGGTTCGCCGACATTGGCCGTTTTATGGACCAGCCTGTCAAGAACTATTCCAGCGGGATGTATGTCCGCCTGGCCTTTGCCGTTGCCGTAAATGTTAATCCGGACATCCTGCTGGTTGACGAGGCCCTGGCCGTTGGAGATGTATATTTTCAGCATCGGTGCATGACCAAAATCCGTGAATTCCAGAAACAGGGGAAAACCATTTTTTTTGTCACCCACGATACGGGGGCCATTATAAAATTGTGTACTAAGGCCATGCTGCTTGAGAGAGGAGAAATGGTTTTATTTGGAAAGCCGGATGATGTTGTCCAGGAATATTACAGGATACTCTGGAATGGGGAAGATACCGGAGGGCTGGTCGGCCCTGAAGATAAAGAGTTTCAAAAGCCGGAAAACGCAACTCCTCCTGAGCAGGGAAATGTTCTTGAAATTAAGGACCTTGAGGAATTTGAAAAGATTGCCCGTTGGGACAAGCGGTTTGGCAATGATAAGGCCCGAATTACAGGGTTTCTTCTCACGGATAATAAAGGCAGAAGACAGGATACATTTAAGGCCGGTATGGAAATTCATCTTTCCATAGAGATTACTGCCAATGCAGATATTGAGATGCCTTTAGCCGGATTCATTATCAAGGATCTGCTGGGTAATGAGTTGATCAAGACCAATTCTGATACGTCCGGGACTGTATTGAAACCCTGTCAAAAGGGAGATATCCTACAGATCAGTTTTATTTTTCTTATCCCCATGCTCAGGACAGGAAGCTATTCTGTTTCAGCCGGGTTTGGTCAAGGTACTCTGGAAAACCATGTTGCATACGACTGGCTGGATAATTTTACCGTATTTTCTCTGGACAGCCCCGAGCATTCCTATGGCATGCTTGATATACCGGTAAGAACAATGGTAAACACCATAAAGGGAAATTTTTAA